DNA from Prevotella melaninogenica:
TCAATACCAAGAAAAACAAAAAAATCAGAAACTCCTTGTTGAAGATCCTCAACAAGAAGTTCCTGAAGGTACTGAATGTATGAAGCGATTTGCTTGTTTTCATCAAATGCTTTCCTTCTTTTCTACCAATAAGGTTTACTTACTCTGACCCTGCTGAGAAGCCTGTACGTTTGCGAATACGTAGTTCTTATCAACAGTGATAACAACACCACGTGCAATCTCAACTTCAACCTTATTGGTTGTCATATCAATATGCTTTACTGTGCCATAGATTCCACCACCAGTCACAACAGAATCACCTGCTGAGAGAGCATTCTGGAAAGCACGAATCTCCTTCTGCTTCTTCTGCTGTGGACGAATCATGAAAAACCACATGATGGCGAAGATAGCTACCATCATGATAATCATAGGCATTGGGCTGCCTTGACCTGCAGCCTGTGCTGCGAGGATTAATGTTGTATTCATTATTTATCAGTTATTATGTTCTTAATTTATGAGCGTGAAAAGGAGGCTATAGACAAGCATAACGTCTGAGAGACTTTTATAAACACTCATCATTATAATGCTGAACAAGCCTTTTTCATTACGGCTCTTAATAGCTTCCCGCCTATGTCTTTATTCCTTATTCTCCGCCTGATCAGTTGCTTGCTGCTGACGATAAGCCACACGCTGAGCAGAAGTTTGCGCAATCGTTGGGCGACGTCCCTCACGACGTGGTACTCTTTCCTCTTGGCAATCATTGCGAGGACGATGTTGACGAGGCTCAGGCATTGTCTTCATCATCTTACCAGTCTGTATGAGATGACGTGCAATTGTATCAAGCATACCATTGATATATCCACCACTTCTCGGTGTACTATACAATTTAGCCAAGTCAACATACTCGTTGATGGTCACCGTTACTGGGATATTAGGGAATGTAAGCATCTCTGCAATAGCTATCTGCATGATGACAACATCCATATAAGCCAAACGAGAGAAATCCCAGTTACGACTTGACTCACTCATATAACGCTGATAATCGTCTGCATTAAGGATAGTTGAACGGAAGAGTTTAAGTGCAAAGTCACGGTCCTCTTCGTCACGATATTCTGGCAGAAGTTCTTGATCAGCACCGTTAGCAGGGTCGAATCGTTTGATAGTCTTGATAACGAAGGTATCAACAACTTCCTTATCATCATTCCAATAAAGACTCTTCTCTTCCAACACAGCGTCCAAATCAGGATTCTCCTGTATGAGAGTACGATATATCTTACGCCACACCTCACGGTCTGCCTCGTACGAATCATCATCACTTGCCATGTACTCTTGGTAGATAGTGCTCTGTTCAATCTGATCACAGAGTTTACGCACAGCCTCCATATCATCTTCCCAACGACGTTTTTGTGATTCCATGAAAAGGTTAAGCTGCTTATTCTCTTCCAACTGCACAGCGAACTTATTGGTTGCAAAACGACTTGAGGGAGCCTCTGTCCCCTCACGGTTAGCACGAGTAGCAGCAATCTCCACGCGATGGCGCTCCTCTTGCGTGACTGATACGATTAAGGCCAAGAGGTAATTGTAGAGGTCATACGCTTTCGCCAAGCTGAAAAGAAGTTCCTTCTCAGCATTGTCCATATTCCTGTTACCGTTCTGATAGTATGCATAGGTTAACTGGACAATCTTAATTCTTATTAATTCCCTATTGATCATTGTCTTTTCTAAAAGATTGTGTTTCGTATTGAATACTTTATTTTGCAAATGTAGGAAATTTCCTTCGTACATGCAAGCATTAGTATCTTTTTCTATGTTTTTTTAGAGAATACTTGCTCAATCCATTGAAAAGAAGTAACTTTGCAACGCTTTTTGCAAATTGAGGATTGAAAGTTGTGATATTCATTAGATTTCCAATTCCTTAGTCTCTCAGTGTGTGATGGCGAATTAAAGTTCGTATTAATTTAGAGTAACACAGAATTATGAAAGAAATTAAAGTAACAGGTCAGAAGCGTACAGACCTTGGAAAGAAAGCTTCTAAGCAGCTCCGTAAGGAGGGTTTGATTCCATGTAACCTCTATGGTGAGGCACAGCAGGATGGCAAGCCAGTAGCATTCTCATTCACAGCTCCTATGTCAGAGTTGCGTAAGTTGGTTTACACACCACACATCTACGTTGTAGAGTTGATTATTGATGGTGAGAGACGTACTGCAGTTCTTAAGGAGCTCCAGTTCCACCCAGTAACAGACGCTCTGCTTCACGTAGACTTCTATGAGGTGAACGACCAGAAGCCAATCGTTATGGGTGTACCAGTTAAGCTCGTAGGTTTGGCACAGGGTGTTCGCGATGGTGGTCGTATGAACATGTCTATCCGTAAGATTAATGTTAAGGCTCCTTATCAGCAGATTCCAGAGCACCTCGATATCAACGTTACTGAGCTTCGTCTTGGTAAGAGTATCAAGGTTGGCGAGTTGAGCTTCGAGGGTCTTGAGTTGGTAACTCCAAAGGAGGTTGTAGTTTGCTCTATCAAGGCTACACGTAACTCTATCCAAGCTGCGCAGGCTGCAGCAGCTGCTGGGGCAGAGTAATCTCTACGACAATAATTAATTCAATATAAGAATTGGACAAGTATTTGATTTGTGGATTGGGTAACCCTGGTTATGAATACGAGGGAACCAGACACAATACAGGATTTATGGTATTGGACGCTTTCGCTAAAGCGTCCAATATTGTTTTTGAGGATAAGCGTTATGGTTTCGTTGCTGAGACAACGGTCAAGGGGCGAAAGATTATTCTTTTGAAGCCTACGACATTCATGAATCTCTCTGGAAATGCCGTGCGCTACTGGCTCAACAAGGAGAATATCGACCAGAGTAGACTCTTGGTTGTCTCTGACGATGTTGCCCTTCCATTAGGTGCTTTCCGCTTGAAAGGAAACGGATCTAATGGTGGTCACAATGGCTTAGGACATATCCAGCAACTCATCGGACAGAACTATGCTCGTCTACGTATGGGTGTTGGTAACGACTATCCACGTGGTGGACAGGTAGACTGGGTATTGGGTCGCTACTCTGACGAGGAGATGAAAGAACTTCAGCCAGCTATCGACTTGGGCGTAGACATTATCAAGAGTTTTGCCCTTGCTGGTATCGACATCACAATGAACCAGTTTAATAAACTCGGAAAGAAGTAATCGAGCATCCTCTTTAACACATTATGAGACTATGAACGATATTGCAAGAATTGACAAATGGCTATGGGCTGCCCGCATCTATAAGACCCGCTCCATTGCTGCAGACGCCTGCAAGAATGGTCGTGTCACAATAAAAGGTATCAACGTAAAACCTTCCCACACAATCAAGGCGGGTGAAGTGGTGAGTGTTAAGAAGTCGCCTATCACCTATTCGTTCAA
Protein-coding regions in this window:
- the yajC gene encoding preprotein translocase subunit YajC, coding for MNTTLILAAQAAGQGSPMPMIIMMVAIFAIMWFFMIRPQQKKQKEIRAFQNALSAGDSVVTGGGIYGTVKHIDMTTNKVEVEIARGVVITVDKNYVFANVQASQQGQSK
- the nusB gene encoding transcription antitermination factor NusB is translated as MINRELIRIKIVQLTYAYYQNGNRNMDNAEKELLFSLAKAYDLYNYLLALIVSVTQEERHRVEIAATRANREGTEAPSSRFATNKFAVQLEENKQLNLFMESQKRRWEDDMEAVRKLCDQIEQSTIYQEYMASDDDSYEADREVWRKIYRTLIQENPDLDAVLEEKSLYWNDDKEVVDTFVIKTIKRFDPANGADQELLPEYRDEEDRDFALKLFRSTILNADDYQRYMSESSRNWDFSRLAYMDVVIMQIAIAEMLTFPNIPVTVTINEYVDLAKLYSTPRSGGYINGMLDTIARHLIQTGKMMKTMPEPRQHRPRNDCQEERVPRREGRRPTIAQTSAQRVAYRQQQATDQAENKE
- a CDS encoding 50S ribosomal protein L25/general stress protein Ctc, translating into MKEIKVTGQKRTDLGKKASKQLRKEGLIPCNLYGEAQQDGKPVAFSFTAPMSELRKLVYTPHIYVVELIIDGERRTAVLKELQFHPVTDALLHVDFYEVNDQKPIVMGVPVKLVGLAQGVRDGGRMNMSIRKINVKAPYQQIPEHLDINVTELRLGKSIKVGELSFEGLELVTPKEVVVCSIKATRNSIQAAQAAAAAGAE
- the pth gene encoding aminoacyl-tRNA hydrolase, with the translated sequence MDKYLICGLGNPGYEYEGTRHNTGFMVLDAFAKASNIVFEDKRYGFVAETTVKGRKIILLKPTTFMNLSGNAVRYWLNKENIDQSRLLVVSDDVALPLGAFRLKGNGSNGGHNGLGHIQQLIGQNYARLRMGVGNDYPRGGQVDWVLGRYSDEEMKELQPAIDLGVDIIKSFALAGIDITMNQFNKLGKK